From Treponema sp. OMZ 787:
TCGGGATTTACGGACTTCGCAACAAATATCCGCATGAGGTTTCAGGTGGAGAAAAACAGCGCTGTGCCTGTGCGCGGGCACTTGCAAATAAGCCTGCCCTTGTTTTAGCAGATGAGCCGACCGGAGCCTTGGACTCTCATTCGGCACAAATTCTTTTGGAAACCTTTCAAAAGATGAACAGTGAAATGCACACCAGCATTTTGATGGTAACACATGATGTATTTTCAGCTTCTTATGCTAAAAGGCTTCTTTTTTTAAAGGACGGAAAATTGGTAAAAGAACTTTGCCGCAATGATAAAGACCGTAAAACATTTATGTCTGAAATTTATGATGAACTTTCTTTATAGCCCTTTCGCCTTTAGAGCCATAGTAAAAGAGTGAGGATTATCCATAATGTTTAAAAAATTAGCTTTTAATAATGCAAAAAAATCGGCAAAAGATTACGCCCTTTTTATATTCTCGATGATACAAATAAGTGCACTTCTTTATGCATTTAATTCTTTTATATTTGATTCTTCAATAAAATCTTTTATATTGCAGGAAGGCACCTCCGCAGCATTAATAGGGCTTGCCGACTTTTTTATTTTGTTTATTGCAGCATGGCTTGTGCGCTACATGATCTTTTTTATGATGAACACGCGAAGCCGCGAATTCGCAATTTACCAACTCATCGGTATTCCGCCAAAAAAAATTGCCCGCATCTTTGTACGGGAAAATGCACTTTTAGGCTTCGGCTCCTTTTGTATCGGCATACCTGTAGGCATTTTAGTGCAGGGCTTTTTAAAATACATCTTCTTTTTCTTTACAAGTCAAAAAATAGGAGCCCTTTTTTCGTTCCAATTGTGGGGGCTGACAATTGCATTCGGCATGTATTCATTTTTTTATCTTCTTGCCCTTTTACGGAGCGGGAGAAAATTAAAAAAATTAAGTATACAAAAATTACTTCTTGCCGAAGCCGAACATGAAAAGCCTAAGGTAAAAAAACATACGCTTTTATCGATAATATGTTTTGTGATTTCTATTGCTTTTTTTATTCATTATTTTATTATGCTCTTTACATACAGTATGAAAAATAGTGCCATTACACTGATATATCTCATTCTATTTGTTATTTCGATCTTTCTTTTTTACATCGGTATAACAGGCTTTTTATCTTTTTACGCAGAAAAAAAAGGCAAGACTCTTTTTAAAAATTGTAATTTATTTATTATAAGACAGCTTACTTCAAAAATAATCAGTATGCAAAAAACACTTGCGGTTGTTACCGTATTTATTACCCTAGGTATCCTATCTTTGAGCCTTTCAATTTTATTCAATTTAATCGGACTAAAGAAAATAAATTACTCATATCCTTTTGATCTTATCATTTATAATAAAACGCCCGATTATAGTTTTGATGAATATGTTAAATTAATAGAACAAGAATTAACTATAACCGAAAGAATTACGCACACGATTTACACCGATGGTCAATCGGCTTTACCTCTCTTTTTAAAAAAAGAAATGGAAATGTCCGATACGGGATATAAAAGATATTATTACCCGACCCACACCTTTTTGCTTTTAAGCGATTATAATGAACTCCGCTCGTCCTTAGACTTAAAACCTGTAAATATAGCACAAGGAGAATATATTCTTCACACCAAAAAAGTACTTTTAAAATTTTTAGATAGCTTTGATAAAGATAACAGCATATCACTGAATGGAAACTTTTTAAAATGCAAGACCGTTTATGATGAAGGCATTTCACAAAACGGACACTACGGAAGCGACTACATTCTTGTAGTTGCCGATTCGTATAAAAAAGATTTAAACCCATTTTATTCCGTTACGGCTTTGCGTTTTGATAATGAACTTTCCGATTCATTATTAAAGGAACTGAAAAACCCGGATAAAACGGACGAAGAAGGTTATGCACCGGGTGATGATAAAATAATGACGATGGCCGATGATTATTTGGTAAGCCGCCGATTTCTTTTTACTGAGGTACTCCCGATTATCACCATGATTTCCTTTGTGCTTTTTTACATTGCGGCAAGTTTTATGTGTGCAGTTTTAACCGTGCTTTCCATACAACAACTTTCGGATGCAGTAAAATACCGCTTCCGCTACACAATCCTTTTTCAATTAGGACTTTCGCCTTCAGACTTAAAAAAATTGATTTTAAAACAGCTCGCCTTTTATTTTTGTATTCCGGCACTTTTGGGTATTCTATTAAGCGGAATGATTACCGTTTTTGTAGGCAACTTCTTTTGGTTTCATACAGGACTTCTTGCCTCAGGTTTTATTCATTTTATATTCACCCTCATTCCGTTTTTTATCATATATGGAATTTATTTCGGTATAACTTATAGACTTTTTATAAAGAATACGGAATTAATATGAAAATAGCATTTTTAGATAGAGACGTCACCATCAATGCAGATTATCCGGATAAATTTTTATAAACTCTCAACTGCTTGAAAAATTAAAACTTATAATATAAAATATCGAAAAAGAGAGGATATGATAAACAGTTCGGCAGAAATTCAACCTCACTATTTATCTATATTTATAGGATATTAATATGGCAAAATTACAAAAAGAACCGGTCCCGGTAAATCAAAAAATAATTAAAGAAAAAATTTACACTATACGAGGACAAAAGGTAATGCTTGATCTCCACCTTGCTGAAATATATGGCTATGAAACAAAAACTTTTAATCAACAAGTCAAAAGAAATATCGAGAAATTCGAAGACGATTTTATGTTTCAATTAACCGATGAAGAGGTGCAAATACTTTCAAGGTCACATTTTGTGACCTTGAATAAAATTACAAGTATTTTGAAGATTGATGACGCGGTACTTTATCATCCGATGTTTGATGAGTTATTATTAAATCCGGCATTAAAAATATAGGCAATATTTAAATAAAAGGAATTATTATGTTAAAAACAGGTATTAACGGAAAAGAAGAAATTATCGTAAATGAAAATCATTCAGCTGAAAGTTTGGAAAGCGGAACACTGAAAGTATTCGGCACTCCTGCGATGATTGCATTGATGGAAAAAACTGCATGGAAAAGTGTGCAGGATTATTTGGAAGAAGGACAGGGAACCGTCGGCACCTCATTGGAAATAAAACATGTTTCCGCAACGCCGCTCGGCATGAAAGTTTATTGCGAAAGCGAACTTACCGGCATAGACGGAAAAAAGCTTATCTTTTCGGTAAAGGCCTATGACGAAACAGGTTTGATCGGAGAAGGAATACACGAGCGCTTTATCGTCAACAATGAAAAATTTCAAAAAAAGACAAATCAAAAGATGAAGTAAAATATTGAGGAGATATGATAAATACTTCGGCAGAAATTCAGCCTCATTATTTATCTTCGAGTTTGCCTTTGGCAAACATCGTATTATTTTATGTAGTTTTGCAAAATGCAAAACTACTTGAAAAAACTTTTTTCGGAAGCTGAAACTTCCTGCAAAAAGTTTTTATAGGAGAAAGATTTGGATATAAGAAAATTTTGGAATGCTATTGCAAAACAAGATGCCGAAATGATACGCACTTTTTTTAATAAAAAGGCAATCATAAGATGGCATAATACAAATGAGCAATTTACCTTAGAAGAATTTATCAGAGCGAACTGTGAATATCCGGGTAAATGGGAAGCGGAAATTGAAAGGATAGAAA
This genomic window contains:
- a CDS encoding ABC transporter permease codes for the protein MFKKLAFNNAKKSAKDYALFIFSMIQISALLYAFNSFIFDSSIKSFILQEGTSAALIGLADFFILFIAAWLVRYMIFFMMNTRSREFAIYQLIGIPPKKIARIFVRENALLGFGSFCIGIPVGILVQGFLKYIFFFFTSQKIGALFSFQLWGLTIAFGMYSFFYLLALLRSGRKLKKLSIQKLLLAEAEHEKPKVKKHTLLSIICFVISIAFFIHYFIMLFTYSMKNSAITLIYLILFVISIFLFYIGITGFLSFYAEKKGKTLFKNCNLFIIRQLTSKIISMQKTLAVVTVFITLGILSLSLSILFNLIGLKKINYSYPFDLIIYNKTPDYSFDEYVKLIEQELTITERITHTIYTDGQSALPLFLKKEMEMSDTGYKRYYYPTHTFLLLSDYNELRSSLDLKPVNIAQGEYILHTKKVLLKFLDSFDKDNSISLNGNFLKCKTVYDEGISQNGHYGSDYILVVADSYKKDLNPFYSVTALRFDNELSDSLLKELKNPDKTDEEGYAPGDDKIMTMADDYLVSRRFLFTEVLPIITMISFVLFYIAASFMCAVLTVLSIQQLSDAVKYRFRYTILFQLGLSPSDLKKLILKQLAFYFCIPALLGILLSGMITVFVGNFFWFHTGLLASGFIHFIFTLIPFFIIYGIYFGITYRLFIKNTELI
- a CDS encoding thioesterase family protein; its protein translation is MLKTGINGKEEIIVNENHSAESLESGTLKVFGTPAMIALMEKTAWKSVQDYLEEGQGTVGTSLEIKHVSATPLGMKVYCESELTGIDGKKLIFSVKAYDETGLIGEGIHERFIVNNEKFQKKTNQKMK